Within Thermodesulfobacteriota bacterium, the genomic segment CGGGGGCGCCTCCGGCGAGGGGGCCCTGTAAAAGGTGCCGACCATGGGGGAGGTAACGACCTTGAGGTTTTCCATGTTTACCTCTTTCGCCTCCCCGGCGGTCTCTCTCTCCTGAGGGGGTAGGGGGGGGGAAGCCCGGAGCTCGACGGGGGGCTCAAAGCCGCCCCTCTTAATCCTCACCCTCCCGCGGGAGTCCTCGACCTCGAGCTCCGCTATGTCGGTCCCCCTTAGGAACCTGTATATGGCCTTTATATCCTTCATGTCCATAGTAAAACCCCTTATAGAACGGACTTGAGCTCGGCCGGAGATTCCGTAAGAAGCTCGCAGCCGTCGCTTGTAACCAGCACCATGTCCTCGATCCTGACCCCCCCCCAACCCGGTATATAGACGCCCGGCTCCACGGTGAAGACCATCCCCTCTTCCAGAACGTCCTTGCTCCGTGAACCTATGGCCGGTCCCTCGTGTACGTCGAGCCCCACGCCGTGGCCCGTGCCGTGGCCGAACCGTTTACCGTAGCCGGCCTTCCTTATGCAGTCCCTGGCCGCCCTGTCGACCTCGGAAGCCCTTACTCCGGGCCTTACCTTTTCTATGGCCCTCTGATGGGCCGCCCTGACGAGCCCGTATATCTTCTTCTGCCTCGCCGTGGGCTTCCCGACGGCGTAGGTATGGGTCTGGTCGGAGCAGTAACCGCCGACGACCACCCCCATGTCGACTATAACAAGCTCTCCGCTTTTAACCTTCTTCGTCGAAGGCCTGCCGTGCGGGAGCGCCCCCCTCGGCCCCGAGGCCACGAGCATGGGGAATGAAAACCCGTCCGCCCCGGCCTTTTTGACCACCCTCTCCACGGCCGAAGCCGTCCCCTTCTCGGTGCCTCCGGCGGCAAGCCTCTTCCGTGCCTCTTTAAAGCCGGGGGCCGCGGCCTCTATGGCCCCGCGTATGGCCTTTATCTCGGAGGCGTCCTTTACCGCCCTCCCCTTCTCGACCGCGCCCGTAAGCGGCTTGAGCCTTACCCCGGATAGCGCCTTCCTGATATGCCGGAAGGTGGCATAGCTCACCGAGCCCCCCTCAAATCCAAGGCTCTTGATGCCGCGGGCCTTTACGAGGCTCGCCACGTCGGCAACGGCGCTGCGGGCGTAGACCTTCACCCCGAACCCCTTCACCTCGGCCCTTGCCTGGAGTCCGTACCTCGAGTCGATAAAAAGCCGCCCGCCTCGCGCGGTTACGAGGAGGTAGGCGCTTGAGCCGGTAAAAGCCGAAAGGTACCTTATGTTGCTAAGGTTGGTTACAAGGAGGGCGTCCACCTTTGAATCTTCGAACCCGGCCCGGACCTCACCGACCCTCCCGCGGATAGTCCTTCCCGTAGCGATAAGCCTCAGAGCTCCGTCCCGGCCTTGCTCGCGGCCTTCTTTAAAAAATACCTGCCCTTACCGGTATTCCCGCTCGGGGTCAGGATAA encodes:
- the accB gene encoding acetyl-CoA carboxylase biotin carboxyl carrier protein; its protein translation is MDMKDIKAIYRFLRGTDIAELEVEDSRGRVRIKRGGFEPPVELRASPPLPPQERETAGEAKEVNMENLKVVTSPMVGTFYRAPSPEAPPFAETGSPVKAGQVLCLIEAMKTLNEVESEYTGKVASILVENGQPVEYGEPIFYIEV
- a CDS encoding Xaa-Pro peptidase family protein, with product MRLIATGRTIRGRVGEVRAGFEDSKVDALLVTNLSNIRYLSAFTGSSAYLLVTARGGRLFIDSRYGLQARAEVKGFGVKVYARSAVADVASLVKARGIKSLGFEGGSVSYATFRHIRKALSGVRLKPLTGAVEKGRAVKDASEIKAIRGAIEAAAPGFKEARKRLAAGGTEKGTASAVERVVKKAGADGFSFPMLVASGPRGALPHGRPSTKKVKSGELVIVDMGVVVGGYCSDQTHTYAVGKPTARQKKIYGLVRAAHQRAIEKVRPGVRASEVDRAARDCIRKAGYGKRFGHGTGHGVGLDVHEGPAIGSRSKDVLEEGMVFTVEPGVYIPGWGGVRIEDMVLVTSDGCELLTESPAELKSVL